Proteins from one Patescibacteria group bacterium genomic window:
- a CDS encoding heavy metal translocating P-type ATPase: MATIRQSYRVQGMHCANCQVLINKILSAQKGVTKANANYSSERLIVEYDPTTITLEAIRGLLKKLGYGLIVPKEGALEEEEVEKHRLAEILHLRNRTIISFLLATPIILYYMAVHMLNLQHGHALCAGGDAIIKVIDGACTNGTFIDLNWVYLIMTTPIQFFVAWPFYRNAFTALRVGSTNMDVLVVLGTTTAYLLSAFGFFFSMTFKLSPDSFFYQQLWQGLSHPYWESSAALISFLILGRYFEARAKGQASSAIRKLLKLAPQDAIVIRDGKEVTVKIGDIQIGDVFLVKPGEKVATDGLVIEGETAIDEKIITGESIPVNKKAGDQVIGATVNSYGLLKCRASKVGKDTLLHQIVKMVEEAQSARAPIQDFTDRVSEYFVPTIVVIALLSFFYWYYIAGKIIAVALLAAVSVLVISCPCAMGLATPTAIMVGTGRGAEFGVLLKGGEALEKTRSLNAIAFDKTGTLTKGELSVTDVVPMGGMSRDEVLKIAATAERGSEHPLAQAVVKAAKDLNPPEPKEFKNVSGKGVSALYEGKVVLVGNDEMMKSMNIDYIAGEKDLDRLQDEAKTAVFIAYDGKLIGVLAMADTLKEHAKETIAELKKRGLEIIMITGDNQKTAEAIAKMVGIDRVMAKVLPEKKEEVIKELQRQGKKVAMVGDGVNDSPALAQAEVGIAVGSGTDVAIETGSIVLIKDDLRDIVTALDLSRKTIRKIWQNLFWAFIYNIVGIPLAAGLLFYIGQNYPAFVASLPWGKSAFNAFLKPEYAGFAMAFSSVSVVGNSLLLKYFREPKIAREKTA; encoded by the coding sequence ATGGCAACCATTCGTCAAAGTTATCGAGTACAGGGCATGCACTGCGCAAACTGCCAAGTACTCATCAATAAAATTCTTTCAGCGCAAAAGGGCGTCACCAAGGCAAACGCAAACTACAGCTCAGAGCGCCTCATCGTCGAATATGACCCCACCACCATCACACTCGAGGCAATACGGGGCCTTCTCAAAAAACTGGGCTATGGGCTTATCGTACCCAAAGAGGGCGCCCTCGAAGAGGAAGAAGTAGAAAAACACCGCTTGGCAGAGATACTGCACCTGCGTAATCGCACGATTATTTCGTTTCTGCTCGCTACCCCCATTATTCTCTACTATATGGCGGTGCATATGCTCAATCTCCAACACGGCCATGCACTTTGCGCCGGTGGTGATGCGATCATCAAAGTTATCGATGGCGCGTGCACCAATGGCACCTTCATAGATCTCAATTGGGTATACCTCATCATGACCACACCCATCCAGTTTTTTGTGGCATGGCCATTCTACCGCAACGCCTTTACCGCGCTACGCGTAGGATCGACCAATATGGATGTACTCGTGGTATTGGGAACCACTACCGCGTATCTTCTGTCGGCATTTGGATTTTTCTTCTCGATGACATTCAAACTTAGCCCTGACTCATTCTTTTACCAACAACTATGGCAAGGATTGAGCCACCCGTATTGGGAATCTTCTGCCGCACTCATATCGTTTCTTATTCTTGGCCGCTACTTTGAAGCCCGAGCCAAAGGTCAGGCATCGAGCGCTATCCGCAAACTCTTAAAACTCGCCCCTCAAGACGCTATCGTCATCCGAGATGGCAAAGAAGTCACGGTAAAGATTGGGGACATCCAGATTGGCGATGTATTTTTGGTAAAACCGGGTGAAAAAGTAGCTACTGATGGCTTAGTTATTGAGGGTGAGACGGCTATCGACGAGAAAATCATCACCGGAGAGTCAATCCCCGTCAATAAAAAAGCTGGCGATCAGGTCATCGGAGCAACTGTAAATAGCTACGGGCTCCTCAAATGCCGCGCATCCAAAGTAGGTAAAGATACACTCCTTCATCAGATCGTAAAGATGGTAGAAGAGGCGCAAAGCGCTCGTGCTCCTATCCAAGACTTTACTGACAGGGTATCTGAATACTTTGTACCTACTATAGTAGTCATTGCACTCTTGTCATTCTTCTATTGGTATTACATCGCGGGCAAGATTATTGCTGTCGCACTCTTGGCCGCTGTCTCTGTGCTTGTGATCTCGTGTCCGTGCGCGATGGGTCTGGCGACGCCAACCGCCATCATGGTAGGTACGGGGCGTGGTGCCGAGTTTGGCGTACTCCTCAAAGGTGGTGAGGCGCTCGAAAAAACCCGCTCGCTCAATGCTATAGCATTTGATAAAACAGGTACGCTCACAAAAGGTGAGCTATCAGTTACTGATGTAGTTCCCATGGGCGGGATGTCACGCGATGAGGTGCTTAAGATTGCGGCAACTGCTGAGCGCGGATCAGAACATCCGCTCGCCCAAGCGGTAGTGAAAGCCGCCAAAGATTTGAACCCCCCGGAACCCAAAGAGTTCAAAAACGTTTCAGGCAAAGGAGTTTCAGCTCTTTATGAAGGTAAGGTAGTTCTCGTCGGCAATGACGAAATGATGAAATCGATGAACATTGATTATATCGCGGGCGAGAAAGACTTGGATCGCCTGCAGGACGAAGCGAAGACCGCCGTCTTTATCGCCTACGACGGTAAGCTGATAGGAGTTCTCGCTATGGCTGATACGCTCAAAGAACACGCCAAGGAAACTATTGCCGAGCTCAAAAAACGCGGTCTTGAAATCATCATGATCACAGGTGATAACCAAAAAACCGCAGAAGCCATCGCCAAGATGGTGGGTATTGATCGCGTCATGGCAAAAGTATTACCAGAGAAAAAAGAAGAAGTGATCAAAGAACTCCAGCGCCAAGGGAAGAAAGTAGCTATGGTTGGTGACGGAGTGAACGACTCCCCCGCTCTCGCACAAGCCGAGGTGGGCATCGCTGTCGGCTCCGGTACTGATGTGGCAATCGAGACTGGTAGTATTGTGCTGATCAAAGATGACTTGCGTGATATTGTCACAGCGCTCGATCTCTCACGCAAAACGATTCGCAAGATTTGGCAAAATCTTTTCTGGGCGTTTATTTATAACATCGTGGGTATTCCGCTGGCGGCAGGTCTTCTCTTCTATATCGGGCAAAATTATCCTGCCTTTGTCGCCAGTCTCCCATGGGGCAAGAGTGCGTTTAATGCCTTTCTCAAACCTGAATATGCCGGCTTTGCTATGGCGTTTAGCTCGGTATCGGTAGTAGGCAACTCTTTACTTCTGAAATACTTTCGTGAACCCAAGATTGCACGAGAAAAAACGGCGTAG
- a CDS encoding PKD domain-containing protein has protein sequence MKKIFIIVAMGVLVVPLISFVSARTADEIRAEIKEIETKLMTLRKELASVEGQGNVWCYSFEQNLRIGDKNNATMELKEVLRREGIYTRRDASADFDETLAASVTAFQEKYRDDILRPVGLSNGTGYVGKGTRAKLNALYGCTRPPVTGQNIDVKTPAVFTITPNTTARVVNYQNMTITLKHISLTKIVCITTPCISPIFAQIEVATPGGCGIDADPRCLGAPSFRQEYTMARGQTIDVMGLPITLSEISESKATFKIGKEDSTTNQPPVIKSVKGPTQLSVGEVGGWIIEAYDPERASLRYSVMWGDENNYASPSDISGREGGATNAQTTTFTHSYARAGAYTIRFVVSDNAGQEAKSSMTIQVGEKIANGSLYFRPDSMNLRVGQTQGVAAYFQPAMPSCPTGMACAQVMPASYRVDARFSVENSSIIGFQYAMPGCMAPESVYSYCGTYVIAEGKQVGSTKILASWNGFTATMPVSVSQ, from the coding sequence ATGAAAAAAATATTTATTATCGTAGCGATGGGGGTACTCGTTGTACCCTTAATATCATTTGTCTCGGCAAGAACCGCAGATGAAATTCGTGCTGAGATTAAGGAGATCGAGACAAAGCTAATGACATTGCGCAAAGAGCTCGCGAGCGTCGAGGGGCAGGGCAATGTATGGTGCTATAGCTTTGAACAAAACTTACGCATCGGAGATAAGAATAATGCTACGATGGAGCTCAAAGAAGTATTGCGCCGCGAAGGCATCTATACACGAAGAGACGCGAGCGCCGATTTTGATGAGACGCTTGCCGCAAGTGTAACGGCGTTTCAAGAAAAATATCGTGATGACATCTTGCGCCCCGTAGGGCTCTCAAACGGTACTGGATATGTAGGCAAAGGTACCCGCGCAAAACTCAACGCGCTCTATGGGTGTACGCGCCCACCAGTGACCGGGCAAAATATCGATGTCAAAACGCCTGCAGTCTTTACGATTACACCCAATACCACTGCGCGCGTAGTTAACTATCAAAATATGACGATTACTCTTAAACATATCTCGCTTACCAAAATCGTGTGTATCACGACACCGTGTATTTCACCGATATTTGCTCAGATTGAGGTTGCAACGCCGGGTGGATGTGGGATAGATGCTGATCCGCGTTGCTTGGGCGCGCCAAGTTTTCGTCAGGAGTATACAATGGCGCGTGGCCAGACTATTGATGTGATGGGTTTGCCAATCACACTCTCTGAGATCAGTGAGAGTAAGGCAACATTTAAAATAGGAAAAGAAGACTCAACTACCAATCAGCCGCCCGTTATCAAAAGCGTCAAAGGTCCTACACAGCTTAGTGTCGGCGAAGTGGGCGGATGGATAATCGAGGCATACGATCCTGAGCGCGCGAGCTTGCGTTACTCAGTGATGTGGGGTGATGAGAATAATTATGCGAGTCCTTCAGATATTTCTGGCCGAGAAGGGGGTGCTACTAACGCGCAGACGACAACCTTTACTCATTCATATGCTCGAGCGGGGGCCTATACGATACGCTTTGTCGTGAGTGACAACGCAGGGCAAGAGGCAAAATCAAGCATGACTATTCAGGTGGGCGAGAAAATCGCCAACGGGTCTTTGTATTTTCGACCGGACTCGATGAATCTTAGAGTGGGTCAGACACAGGGGGTTGCGGCATATTTTCAGCCCGCGATGCCGTCCTGTCCTACTGGTATGGCGTGTGCACAAGTAATGCCCGCCTCTTATCGCGTAGACGCAAGATTTAGTGTCGAGAACTCTAGTATCATAGGGTTTCAATATGCGATGCCAGGGTGCATGGCTCCCGAATCGGTTTATAGTTACTGTGGCACCTATGTCATCGCAGAAGGTAAGCAAGTCGGATCAACAAAAATACTGGCAAGTTGGAATGGCTTTACTGCAACCATGCCCGTGAGCGTCTCACAATAG
- a CDS encoding DoxX family protein, with amino-acid sequence MERFNNIGRKLSWLAPIILRLGLAVVFILFAIHKLTPASAGQGAAEIEQLFGIGRELSRPLNFYTGILEALIALALITGIQVRLAGFLAGGMITTIFVAYVNFKGLKLTPDLYRDVGLAAAGFAVFLLGNDRPTPRGR; translated from the coding sequence ATGGAACGGTTTAACAATATTGGTAGAAAACTCTCATGGCTTGCACCCATCATTCTACGGCTTGGGCTTGCCGTTGTTTTTATACTTTTTGCGATTCATAAACTTACACCAGCAAGCGCAGGGCAAGGAGCCGCCGAGATCGAACAACTCTTTGGCATAGGGCGTGAGCTCTCACGGCCTCTCAATTTTTATACAGGTATTTTAGAAGCACTCATAGCGCTCGCGCTCATCACCGGTATTCAGGTGCGTCTTGCTGGCTTTCTTGCGGGCGGTATGATAACCACTATTTTTGTAGCGTATGTAAACTTTAAAGGACTTAAACTGACTCCTGATCTCTACCGTGATGTGGGGCTTGCCGCCGCTGGCTTTGCGGTATTTCTGTTGGGTAACGATCGTCCTACTCCTCGTGGACGATGA
- a CDS encoding cellulase family glycosylhydrolase, with the protein MRYQKKKHRRILRMLVGVVLFVCLVVGVLVLRIPVQEPRIWGVTFSHIYARSMGLSWIETYEAVLQDLGVRHLRIPVYWPEVEHQRDQWSFDDYDYMLARAGDMDAKVIMAIGRKVPRWPECHEAPWTYGMPDIEKDEFLLRYMRMAVERYRSFPQVVAWQVENEPFLPFGVCPPFRKEFLDREIALVRELDPSRPIMITDSGELSMWVPAMSRADIFGTTMYRTIYNGRIGYITYPLPPSFFRLKRAAAELFAGKRQGVVIELQAEPWGPGDAQHFTREEREKSFGDDDLPAMTAYATKTGFDTFYFWGVEFWYSLKTKGEPELWEDARTLFHESHK; encoded by the coding sequence ATGAGGTATCAGAAAAAAAAGCATCGCCGAATACTGCGCATGTTAGTTGGGGTGGTGCTGTTTGTTTGTTTGGTAGTGGGCGTTTTGGTTTTACGCATACCTGTACAAGAGCCGCGCATATGGGGGGTGACATTCTCACATATTTACGCCCGTTCTATGGGGCTTTCATGGATTGAGACTTATGAGGCGGTGTTGCAAGATTTGGGTGTGCGGCATCTGCGTATACCGGTGTATTGGCCCGAAGTCGAGCATCAGCGGGATCAATGGTCTTTTGATGATTATGATTATATGTTGGCGCGTGCGGGCGATATGGACGCAAAGGTTATCATGGCGATTGGTCGCAAGGTACCGCGTTGGCCGGAGTGTCATGAGGCGCCGTGGACCTACGGCATGCCCGATATAGAAAAAGACGAGTTTCTGTTGCGCTATATGCGTATGGCGGTCGAGCGTTATCGAAGCTTCCCGCAGGTAGTGGCGTGGCAAGTTGAGAATGAGCCTTTTTTGCCATTTGGCGTTTGTCCGCCGTTTCGCAAAGAATTTCTTGATCGCGAGATAGCACTCGTGCGCGAGCTCGATCCATCACGACCTATCATGATTACCGATTCGGGAGAGCTTTCCATGTGGGTGCCGGCCATGTCGCGCGCGGATATTTTTGGTACGACTATGTACCGTACTATCTATAATGGGCGCATTGGCTATATCACTTATCCTTTGCCGCCGTCATTTTTCCGTCTGAAGCGCGCGGCAGCGGAGCTTTTTGCAGGCAAGAGGCAGGGGGTTGTTATCGAACTACAAGCAGAGCCGTGGGGGCCTGGAGATGCTCAACATTTTACGCGTGAGGAGCGCGAGAAATCTTTTGGCGACGATGACTTACCGGCCATGACTGCCTATGCCACTAAAACAGGATTCGATACTTTTTATTTCTGGGGGGTTGAATTTTGGTACTCACTCAAAACAAAGGGTGAACCAGAGCTTTGGGAAGATGCGCGCACACTTTTCCATGAAAGTCACAAATAA
- a CDS encoding cupredoxin domain-containing protein, with amino-acid sequence MGNKYIIFLLFGALLIGSGIVYEKYYRPKDVGAVAWDGVTVLERNMISLADKWRFEPNTLETKRGAKVILHIYNQDIYDHGIGIDNFAVNERLFPKSTTTVTFIASEKGEFQFYCSVACGDGHYDQIGKLIVHEE; translated from the coding sequence ATGGGTAACAAATATATCATTTTTCTTTTATTTGGAGCGCTTTTGATTGGTAGCGGCATTGTCTACGAAAAGTATTACCGTCCGAAAGATGTTGGAGCTGTCGCGTGGGATGGTGTGACGGTACTTGAGCGCAATATGATATCACTCGCAGACAAATGGCGGTTTGAGCCCAACACGCTTGAGACTAAACGCGGAGCCAAGGTGATTTTGCATATCTATAATCAAGATATCTATGATCATGGCATCGGCATTGATAACTTCGCCGTCAATGAACGCCTTTTCCCCAAGAGTACGACAACCGTGACATTTATTGCTTCAGAAAAAGGGGAGTTTCAATTTTATTGCTCGGTCGCTTGTGGCGATGGTCATTATGACCAAATAGGCAAGCTCATCGTCCACGAGGAGTAG
- a CDS encoding DMT family transporter has product MIWPAIALVGYFCSALSKIIDKGLLARTIPDPRVYTVWTGILSSFIILFAPFGFHLLPLKIMGWALLSGVAFGISLYCFYSALRRFEVSRVVPLFVGIAPFITIALSAKVLGERVDGWNFGVFALLILGGVLLAWEGRGHMLFSALLGGWTLAAAFALSVHFVSARIVFDATPSFINGLIWTRFGLILFALSLILFPSVRRALRGAKRPARRGIAIFGLNKLIGAAGLFLINLALAKISVSLVHALGSFEYLFAFLLAGVLSHLLPQYKAEDFSRGAALMKLSGVAALGVASYLLFIA; this is encoded by the coding sequence ATGATCTGGCCAGCTATCGCGCTTGTAGGATATTTTTGTTCAGCACTTTCTAAAATTATTGATAAGGGTCTTTTAGCACGCACTATTCCCGATCCTCGAGTCTATACCGTATGGACGGGGATTTTAAGCAGTTTTATTATTTTGTTCGCGCCGTTCGGATTTCATCTCTTGCCGCTCAAAATCATGGGGTGGGCGTTGTTGTCGGGAGTTGCGTTTGGTATATCATTATATTGTTTTTATAGTGCGTTGCGCCGCTTTGAAGTATCGCGTGTTGTGCCGCTCTTTGTCGGTATTGCGCCATTTATCACTATCGCACTTTCGGCAAAAGTGCTGGGTGAACGGGTAGATGGCTGGAATTTTGGAGTATTCGCGCTTTTGATTTTGGGCGGCGTATTACTCGCATGGGAGGGTAGGGGGCATATGCTTTTCAGCGCACTGTTGGGTGGATGGACTCTCGCCGCCGCTTTTGCTCTTTCAGTACACTTTGTATCTGCGCGTATTGTTTTTGACGCGACGCCGTCTTTTATCAATGGGCTTATCTGGACGCGATTTGGGCTTATTCTTTTTGCACTCTCATTGATATTGTTTCCAAGTGTGCGCCGCGCGCTTAGGGGTGCCAAGCGCCCCGCGCGGCGGGGTATCGCGATCTTCGGTCTCAACAAACTTATCGGTGCGGCAGGTCTTTTTTTGATCAACTTGGCGCTTGCAAAGATATCGGTTTCCCTTGTGCATGCGTTGGGTAGTTTTGAATATTTATTCGCGTTTTTACTAGCAGGTGTTCTCTCGCATCTATTGCCACAGTATAAGGCAGAAGACTTCTCGCGTGGCGCCGCGCTCATGAAGTTGTCGGGGGTGGCGGCGCTTGGTGTAGCTTCATATTTGCTCTTTATCGCATGA